A stretch of Macadamia integrifolia cultivar HAES 741 chromosome 7, SCU_Mint_v3, whole genome shotgun sequence DNA encodes these proteins:
- the LOC122083951 gene encoding uncharacterized protein LOC122083951 isoform X3, which translates to MFKFISKCIDNKGFPVTKLYYGDLSKTMRTAGSNVLFAVVTEMSDSVLKGAEASGFNGMVNGFHQGILKLAMEPSLLGTAFMEGGPDREIKLDRSPEVDELYIEGYLQAMLDTTYKQDYIRVRVIENQPRRIRIDGLARRMQAFRIVHLACCKITSCFSQALLFIFYK; encoded by the exons ATGTTCAAATTCATCAGCAAATGTATTGATAATAAAGGGTTTCCGGTGACAAAACTATATTATGGTGACCTGAGCAAAACC ATGAGAACGGCAGGGTCAAATGTACTCTTTGCTGTTGTTACTGAAATGTCAGACTCTGTTCTGAAGGGAGCAGAAGCAAGTGGGTTTAATGGAATG GTCAATGGCTTTCACCAAGGGATATTGAAGTTAGCAATGGAGCCATCACTGTTAGGAACTGCTTTCATGGAGGGAGGCCCTGATAGAGAAATTAAGCTTGATCGAAGTCCTGAAGTTGATGAG TTATATATTGAAGGGTATTTACAAGCTATGTTGGATACAACCTACAAACAGGATTATATCAGAGTGAGAGTTATTGAAAATCAG CCAAGGAGAATAAGGATTGATGGCCTAGCCAGAAGAATGCAGGCCTTTAGAATTGTTCATCTTGCATGCTGCAAAATTACTTCATGTTTTTCTCAGGCACTTCTGTTTATATTCTACAAATAA
- the LOC122083951 gene encoding uncharacterized protein LOC122083951 isoform X1, which translates to MFKFISKCIDNKGFPVTKLYYGDLSKTMRTAGSNVLFAVVTEMSDSVLKGAEASGFNGMVNGFHQGILKLAMEPSLLGTAFMEGGPDREIKLDRSPEVDELYIEGYLQAMLDTTYKQDYIRVRVIENQVLLKNLPANSALINKIIDRVKSFLVSKGLLKGETSTNSRPLRHLQGESEWKIGPTVLTLCEHLFVSFSIGMLRKQADKIMASINLEINQRVLRVRRISLFPRKNRREGILSGLGGSAVLCSQG; encoded by the exons ATGTTCAAATTCATCAGCAAATGTATTGATAATAAAGGGTTTCCGGTGACAAAACTATATTATGGTGACCTGAGCAAAACC ATGAGAACGGCAGGGTCAAATGTACTCTTTGCTGTTGTTACTGAAATGTCAGACTCTGTTCTGAAGGGAGCAGAAGCAAGTGGGTTTAATGGAATG GTCAATGGCTTTCACCAAGGGATATTGAAGTTAGCAATGGAGCCATCACTGTTAGGAACTGCTTTCATGGAGGGAGGCCCTGATAGAGAAATTAAGCTTGATCGAAGTCCTGAAGTTGATGAG TTATATATTGAAGGGTATTTACAAGCTATGTTGGATACAACCTACAAACAGGATTATATCAGAGTGAGAGTTATTGAAAATCAG GTTCTTCTCAAAAACCTTCCCGCAAACAGTGCACTCATAAATAAGATTATTGACCGCGTGAAGAGCTTCCTTGTAAGCAAGGGCTTATTGAAAGGAGaaacttcaacaaattctcGCCCCTTACGTCATCTGCAAGGAGAAAGC GAATGGAAAATTGGACCAACAGTGCTGACTTTATGTGAACATTTGTTTGTGAGTTTTTCCATTGGAATGCTGAGAAAGCAAGCTGATAAGATTATGGCTTCCATCAACTTGGAGATAAACCAAAGGGTGCTGAGGGTAAGGAGAATATCCCTGTTTCCAAGAAAGAACAGAAGGGAGGGAATTTTAAGTGGATTGGGGGGATCTGCAGTTTTGTGTTCTCAGGGATGA
- the LOC122083204 gene encoding APO protein 3, mitochondrial-like translates to MYKTVLWEISHLKKLGCRSIPNFIYATRRTHSLGGGDDNPLYVDIPKPCRRKSERKPYPTPMKLLIRRAKAEREARKAEPCRMLEEAPENGLLVPELVEVAHQVYQARGKLLRGLSKLTDAVPIKRCRFCSEVHIAHVGHEIRTCTGPKSGFRSATHVWRRGGIEDVVYFPYCFHLHDRVGKPRVGHDEKSRVLRLPAIVELCIQAGVELKDYPTRRRTKPVYWMDGRIVDFESEKEEEEEKEKEEDDEEQHKERDSQSEELDMQAQSSDDVEENLSELSFNTLESWFEMISGAKKIMKKYSVLTCGYCPEVQVGPKGHKVRMCRASKHQSRNGMHAWQEATIDDLIGPNYVWHAWDPHGPPLVNDLKRYYGKAPAVVELCVQAGAPVPDEYSSMMRLDVVPPDRDEVDLVA, encoded by the exons ATGTATAAAACAGTGTTATGGGAAATTTCCCATCTGAAGAAACTAGGTTGCCGGTCAATCCCTAATTTTATTTATGCCACCAGAAGAACCCATAGCCTTGGAGGAGGAGATGACAATCCACTGTACGTTGACATACCAAAGCCTTGTAGGAGGAAATCGGAGAGAAAACCCTATCCAACACCCATGAAATTACTAATTCGAAGGGCAAAGGCAGAGAGAGAAGCAAGAAAGGCAGAGCCCTGCAGGATGCTTGAAGAAGCACCTGAAAATGGCTTACTTGTTCCTGAACTAGTTGAGGTGGCTCATCAAGTGTATCAAGCAAGAGGAAAACTCCTTCGAGGACTCTCAAAGCTCACGGATGCTGTTCCTATCAAGCGTTGCAG GTTCTGCTCTGAAGTTCATATTGCTCATGTGGGCCACGAAATTCGGACTTGCACTGGTCCTAAAAGTGGTTTTCGGAGTGCCACACATGTTTGGAGAAGAGGAGGGATTGAAGATGTGGTATATTTCCCCTACTGTTTCCACCTGCATGATCGTGTTGGAAAACCAAGAGTTGGGCATGATGAGAAGTCTAGAGTTCTGAGGCTCCCTGCAATTGTGGAGCTTTGCATACAAGCTGGTGTAGAACTCAAAGACTATCCCACCAGGAGAAGAACCAAGCCTGTTTATTGGATGGATGGAAGGATAGTGGACTTTGAGtcggagaaagaagaagaagaagaaaaagaaaaagaggaagatgatgaggaaCAACATAAGGAAAGAGATTCACAGTCGGAAGAACTTGATATGCAAGCCCAATCATCAGATGACGTGGAAGAGAACTTGAGTGAATTGAGCTTTAACACACTGGAGTCGTGGTTTGAGATGATTTCAGGAGCTAAGAAGATCATGAAGAAATACAGTGTGCTGACTTGTGGGTACTGTCCCGAGGTTCAGGTGGGGCCGAAGGGACACAAGGTCAGAATGTGCAGAGCGTCCAAACACCAATCCCGCAATGGTATGCATGCATGGCAAGAAGCAACCATAGATGATCTGATTGGGCCTAACTATGTGTGGCATGCATGGGATCCTCATGGGCCCCCTTTAGTGAATGACCTGAAGAGGTATTATGGCAAGGCTCCTGCTGTGGTGGAGTTGTGTGTACAAGCAGGTGCACCAGTTCCCGATGAGTATAGTAGTATGATGAGATTGGATGTTGTTCCTCCAGATCGTGACGAAGTTGATCTTGTTGCATGA
- the LOC122083951 gene encoding uncharacterized protein LOC122083951 isoform X2, which produces MFKFISKCIDNKGFPVTKLYYGDLSKTMRTAGSNVLFAVVTEMSDSVLKGAEASGFNGMVNGFHQGILKLAMEPSLLGTAFMEGGPDREIKLDRSPEVDELYIEGYLQAMLDTTYKQDYIRVRVIENQEWKIGPTVLTLCEHLFVSFSIGMLRKQADKIMASINLEINQRVLRVRRISLFPRKNRREGILSGLGGSAVLCSQG; this is translated from the exons ATGTTCAAATTCATCAGCAAATGTATTGATAATAAAGGGTTTCCGGTGACAAAACTATATTATGGTGACCTGAGCAAAACC ATGAGAACGGCAGGGTCAAATGTACTCTTTGCTGTTGTTACTGAAATGTCAGACTCTGTTCTGAAGGGAGCAGAAGCAAGTGGGTTTAATGGAATG GTCAATGGCTTTCACCAAGGGATATTGAAGTTAGCAATGGAGCCATCACTGTTAGGAACTGCTTTCATGGAGGGAGGCCCTGATAGAGAAATTAAGCTTGATCGAAGTCCTGAAGTTGATGAG TTATATATTGAAGGGTATTTACAAGCTATGTTGGATACAACCTACAAACAGGATTATATCAGAGTGAGAGTTATTGAAAATCAG GAATGGAAAATTGGACCAACAGTGCTGACTTTATGTGAACATTTGTTTGTGAGTTTTTCCATTGGAATGCTGAGAAAGCAAGCTGATAAGATTATGGCTTCCATCAACTTGGAGATAAACCAAAGGGTGCTGAGGGTAAGGAGAATATCCCTGTTTCCAAGAAAGAACAGAAGGGAGGGAATTTTAAGTGGATTGGGGGGATCTGCAGTTTTGTGTTCTCAGGGATGA
- the LOC122083951 gene encoding uncharacterized protein LOC122083951 isoform X4 — MFKFISKCIDNKGFPVTKLYYGDLSKTMRTAGSNVLFAVVTEMSDSVLKGAEASGFNGMVNGFHQGILKLAMEPSLLGTAFMEGGPDREIKLDRSPEVDELYIEGYLQAMLDTTYKQDYIRVRVIENQKLQLQCAASCNLH, encoded by the exons ATGTTCAAATTCATCAGCAAATGTATTGATAATAAAGGGTTTCCGGTGACAAAACTATATTATGGTGACCTGAGCAAAACC ATGAGAACGGCAGGGTCAAATGTACTCTTTGCTGTTGTTACTGAAATGTCAGACTCTGTTCTGAAGGGAGCAGAAGCAAGTGGGTTTAATGGAATG GTCAATGGCTTTCACCAAGGGATATTGAAGTTAGCAATGGAGCCATCACTGTTAGGAACTGCTTTCATGGAGGGAGGCCCTGATAGAGAAATTAAGCTTGATCGAAGTCCTGAAGTTGATGAG TTATATATTGAAGGGTATTTACAAGCTATGTTGGATACAACCTACAAACAGGATTATATCAGAGTGAGAGTTATTGAAAATCAG aAGCTGCAACTGCAGTGTGCTGCCTCATGCAATCTTCATTGA
- the LOC122083950 gene encoding uncharacterized protein LOC122083950 isoform X2, with protein sequence MDKVRSWRPLFKRQYRGLALHLPFEMKLGDQRTNLDEPNQLEMSKVGFEVYADGPTRILRLCKFSGGCKEDSVVRPKSKIRLRISYFSVHLFENRKEDVDASKPASFSPLLVVRLGNINVDSMFTAQHTYNQIRVQTLNVDEKWMGAPFAAVLRRNQLDYSDTDDDILRIVFILLSTNSNVTQVKYSSVILQPIDLNLDEETLMRLVPFWRTSLSDSNTRSRQFYFEHFEIHPVKIVASFLPGDSYSSYTSAQETLRSLLHSVIKIPTVKKKVVELNGVLVTHALVTVSELFVKCAQHYSWYSLRAIYIAKGRMFKFISKCIDKKGFSGTKRYFGDLGKTMKTAGSNILFAAVTEISDSVLKGAEASGFNGMINGFHQGILKLAMEPSLLGTAFMEGGPDRKIKLDQSPGVDESYIEGYLQAMLDTIYKQEYLRVRVIENQVLLKNLPPNSTLINEIMYRLKSFLVSKGLLKGERSTSPHPLRHLPGESEWKIGPTVLTLCEHLFVSFAIRMLRKQADKLMTSINRKRKPEVADGKEMIPVPNKEQKRVNFNWKGGIRSFLFSGMIAYVDGRLCRCIPNAVARRIVSGFLLSFLDKNDDK encoded by the exons ATGGACAAGGTCCGGTCTTGGAGACCATTATTTAAAAGGCAATATAGAGGGCTGGCGTTGCATTTACCTTTTGAAATGAAGCTAGGAGATCAAAGAACTAATTTAGATGAACCCAATCAACTGGAGATGTCAAAGGTGGGATTTGAAGTATATGCAGATGGTCCTACACGGATTCTACGACTTTGTAAGTTTTCTGGTGGTTGTAAGGAAGATTCAGTGGTTCGGCCAAAATCAAAGATTCGACTGCGAATTTCCTACTTTTCTGTCCACTTGTTTGAGAACAGAAAGGAG GATGTAGATGCAAGCAAGCCGGCAAGTTTTTCCCCGCTTTTAGTTGTAAGACTTGGAAATATTAATGTGGACTCAATGTTTACTGCTCAACATACATATAATCAAATTAGAGTGCAG ACATTAAATGTGGATGAAAAATGGATGGGAGCTCCCTTCGCTGCAGTGCTTCGGAGAAATCAATTAGATTACTCTGACACAGATGATGACATATTGCGTATTGTCTTCATCCTACTTTCGACCAACTCTAATGTTACACAAGTTAAATATTCTTCCGTTATTTTGCAG CCCATAGATTTGAACCTTGATGAGGAGACACTGATGAGACTTGTCCCATTTTGGAGAACATCCCTCAGTGACTCAAATACTCGGAGCCGACAGTTTTACTTTGAACATTTTGAGATCCATCCAGTAAAG ATCGTTGCAAGCTTTCTTCCAGGGGACTCATATTCAAGTTATACCTCAGCTCAAGAGACATTGAGATCCTTACTGCATAGTGTGATAAAG ATTCCCACTGTAAAGAAAAAGGTTGTCGAGCTCAATGGAGTCCTGGTTACACATGCTTTGGTAACAGTGAGTGAATTGTTCGTTAAATGTGCACAGCATTATTCGTG GTATTCCCTGCGGGCCATATATATTGCGAAAGGAA GAATGTTCAAATTCATCAGCAAATGCATTGACAAGAAAGGGTTTTCGGGGACAAAACGTTATTTTGGTGACCTGGGAAAAACA ATGAAAACAGCAGGGTCAAATATACTCTTTGCTGCTGTTACTGAAATATCAGACTCTGTTCTGAAGGGAGCAGAAGCAAGTGGTTTCAATGGAATG ATAAATGGCTTTCACCAAGGGATATTGAAGTTAGCAATGGAGCCATCACTGTTAGGAACTGCTTTCATGGAGGGAGGCCCAGATAGAAAAATTAAGCTTGATCAAAGTCCTGGGGTTGATGAG TCATATATCGAAGGGTATTTACAAGCTATGTTGGATACAATCTACAAACAGGAATATCTCAGAGTGAGAGTCATTGAAAACCAG GTTCTTCTCAAAAATCTTCCCCCAAACAGTACCCTCATAAATGAGATTATGTACCGGCTGAAGAGCTTCCTTGTAAGCAAGGGCTTATTGAAAGGAGAACGTTCAACTTCTCCTCATCCCTTACGTCATCTGCCAGGAGAAAGC GAATGGAAAATTGGACCTACAGTGCTGACTTTATGTGAACATTTGTTTGTGAGTTTTGCTATCCGAATGCTGAGAAAACAAGCTGATAAGCTAATGACTTCCATCAACCGGAAGAGAAAACCAGAGGTTGCTGATGGTAAAGAGATGATCCCTGTGCCCAACAAAGAGCAGAAAAGAGTGAATTTTAACTGGAAAGGAGGGATCCGCAGTTTTTTGTTCTCAGGGATGATTGCTTATGTTGATGGACGGTTATGCCGATGCATTCCTAATGCTGTGGCAAGAAGAATTGTTAGTGGATTTTTGCTAAGTTTTCTTGATAAAAATGACGACAAGTGA
- the LOC122083950 gene encoding vacuolar protein sorting-associated protein 13b-like isoform X1 encodes MDKVRSWRPLFKRQYRGLALHLPFEMKLGDQRTNLDEPNQLEMSKVGFEVYADGPTRILRLCKFSGGCKEDSVVRPKSKIRLRISYFSVHLFENRKEDVDASKPASFSPLLVVRLGNINVDSMFTAQHTYNQIRVQTLNVDEKWMGAPFAAVLRRNQLDYSDTDDDILRIVFILLSTNSNVTQVKYSSVILQPIDLNLDEETLMRLVPFWRTSLSDSNTRSRQFYFEHFEIHPVKIVASFLPGDSYSSYTSAQETLRSLLHSVIKIPTVKKKVVELNGVLVTHALVTVSELFVKCAQHYSWYSLRAIYIAKGSMLLPPAFASIFDDSASSSLDIFFDPSSGFISLPGFTLGMFKFISKCIDKKGFSGTKRYFGDLGKTMKTAGSNILFAAVTEISDSVLKGAEASGFNGMINGFHQGILKLAMEPSLLGTAFMEGGPDRKIKLDQSPGVDESYIEGYLQAMLDTIYKQEYLRVRVIENQVLLKNLPPNSTLINEIMYRLKSFLVSKGLLKGERSTSPHPLRHLPGESEWKIGPTVLTLCEHLFVSFAIRMLRKQADKLMTSINRKRKPEVADGKEMIPVPNKEQKRVNFNWKGGIRSFLFSGMIAYVDGRLCRCIPNAVARRIVSGFLLSFLDKNDDK; translated from the exons ATGGACAAGGTCCGGTCTTGGAGACCATTATTTAAAAGGCAATATAGAGGGCTGGCGTTGCATTTACCTTTTGAAATGAAGCTAGGAGATCAAAGAACTAATTTAGATGAACCCAATCAACTGGAGATGTCAAAGGTGGGATTTGAAGTATATGCAGATGGTCCTACACGGATTCTACGACTTTGTAAGTTTTCTGGTGGTTGTAAGGAAGATTCAGTGGTTCGGCCAAAATCAAAGATTCGACTGCGAATTTCCTACTTTTCTGTCCACTTGTTTGAGAACAGAAAGGAG GATGTAGATGCAAGCAAGCCGGCAAGTTTTTCCCCGCTTTTAGTTGTAAGACTTGGAAATATTAATGTGGACTCAATGTTTACTGCTCAACATACATATAATCAAATTAGAGTGCAG ACATTAAATGTGGATGAAAAATGGATGGGAGCTCCCTTCGCTGCAGTGCTTCGGAGAAATCAATTAGATTACTCTGACACAGATGATGACATATTGCGTATTGTCTTCATCCTACTTTCGACCAACTCTAATGTTACACAAGTTAAATATTCTTCCGTTATTTTGCAG CCCATAGATTTGAACCTTGATGAGGAGACACTGATGAGACTTGTCCCATTTTGGAGAACATCCCTCAGTGACTCAAATACTCGGAGCCGACAGTTTTACTTTGAACATTTTGAGATCCATCCAGTAAAG ATCGTTGCAAGCTTTCTTCCAGGGGACTCATATTCAAGTTATACCTCAGCTCAAGAGACATTGAGATCCTTACTGCATAGTGTGATAAAG ATTCCCACTGTAAAGAAAAAGGTTGTCGAGCTCAATGGAGTCCTGGTTACACATGCTTTGGTAACAGTGAGTGAATTGTTCGTTAAATGTGCACAGCATTATTCGTG GTATTCCCTGCGGGCCATATATATTGCGAAAGGAAGTATGTTGCTCCCACCAGCTTTTGCTTCGATTTTTGATGATTCTGCCTCATCCTCACTTGATATATTTTTTGATCCTTCAAGTGGCTTTATCAGTCTTCCTGGATTCACCTTAG GAATGTTCAAATTCATCAGCAAATGCATTGACAAGAAAGGGTTTTCGGGGACAAAACGTTATTTTGGTGACCTGGGAAAAACA ATGAAAACAGCAGGGTCAAATATACTCTTTGCTGCTGTTACTGAAATATCAGACTCTGTTCTGAAGGGAGCAGAAGCAAGTGGTTTCAATGGAATG ATAAATGGCTTTCACCAAGGGATATTGAAGTTAGCAATGGAGCCATCACTGTTAGGAACTGCTTTCATGGAGGGAGGCCCAGATAGAAAAATTAAGCTTGATCAAAGTCCTGGGGTTGATGAG TCATATATCGAAGGGTATTTACAAGCTATGTTGGATACAATCTACAAACAGGAATATCTCAGAGTGAGAGTCATTGAAAACCAG GTTCTTCTCAAAAATCTTCCCCCAAACAGTACCCTCATAAATGAGATTATGTACCGGCTGAAGAGCTTCCTTGTAAGCAAGGGCTTATTGAAAGGAGAACGTTCAACTTCTCCTCATCCCTTACGTCATCTGCCAGGAGAAAGC GAATGGAAAATTGGACCTACAGTGCTGACTTTATGTGAACATTTGTTTGTGAGTTTTGCTATCCGAATGCTGAGAAAACAAGCTGATAAGCTAATGACTTCCATCAACCGGAAGAGAAAACCAGAGGTTGCTGATGGTAAAGAGATGATCCCTGTGCCCAACAAAGAGCAGAAAAGAGTGAATTTTAACTGGAAAGGAGGGATCCGCAGTTTTTTGTTCTCAGGGATGATTGCTTATGTTGATGGACGGTTATGCCGATGCATTCCTAATGCTGTGGCAAGAAGAATTGTTAGTGGATTTTTGCTAAGTTTTCTTGATAAAAATGACGACAAGTGA